A region of the Phaseolus vulgaris cultivar G19833 chromosome 11, P. vulgaris v2.0, whole genome shotgun sequence genome:
CAATCATCTGCAATATCTCAAAATCacattaaaacaaaagaaaataatacaAGATCGTGGAGGGactaaaccaaaccaaacccaCTATTTAGCAACAAATCTATAACATGGTAACTCAAACATATTCGTAAAAGTTTCTGGAGAAATAAATCCAGCTATGTTATCCCACCAACATTAACCCTAGGAGTTAACTGAGTCACACTCAATCCATAGTTTGTTCTTTAGAAAAAAAGTCATTTCCATATTCTAAACTCCCAGAAAAGCCATGAATCATCCAATTATAGAAGATCTATAGTCTCTAAAAATTCCACCACACCATGCTCTTCCTGGTGTCCCCTCTGCAGCACCATCTGTGTTACATTTCACCCAAAGAAACTTGTGGAGGAGTCTTCCTCAGAACAGGTATGTATTGTGGTGCCTTCCTTGCATGTGCCTCCACAGCAAAACTATTCAATGTCATCAACTCTTGCACTGAGGAGTGCATGCATCCCTTACAGAAATGAACTACCCTATTGTATCagcaaaattgattttttaattctGTCAGAACTTAGATCGTATTTTGTGCATAATCAATGTCTAGAGGCATTATTCATTTACCATTCACTGTAAGTATTGCTTCTGGCTCTGCAGTGGGACTTTGAGTTACATATTTAATAACTTCAAAGATGGCCGGGCTTTTAGTGAGGTAGTTGCTGAAGCAAAGGAAGCTGGTTATACTGAGCCAGATCCAAGGGATGATCTGTCTGGAACAGATGTTGCTCGAAAGGTACAGTGTGGTATATGTTTATCAAATTTTGTTGTCAAATGTTAATTAATTCCTTTATGCTGTGTATAAAGCCCCCATTCTTTAATTTGTATCACGTGACATGTATGCTATACCAATACTCTTAAATACTTCATTGGTACAAATATGTGAAGTATTATGAAAGTCCAATATTGTTGCTACATGAGACAGAAACATGTAAGCATATCCCTTGATGAACCAAAAATGAAAATTGTTATCTTTATGAATGATTTCAAGAAGGGAATGAGATTGATACTATTGCTAATTGGAGGGCACATCGGTTGACGAAAAGAAAAAGTGTTATTGGGGTATATTTACCCAAATGATATCATATTGAAAGGATTGTTTTTAATTGTGTTGTGTACACATGACTTTTCTtatttatgaagaaaaagacatACAATACAATAATAAGAAACAAGATCAATGATTAATAATGACAAATATTTGCTAAGATATTTCTCTATTTGATGTAATAAAATATCACATTTGCCTATTTAATGTGATAGTCATATTTAACCATTAACTACAATGTGAATCTTGGTTAATGATAGCATTTTTATGCTTCATGTAATCCTGGAAGTGGCCATTTAAATTCAACATCATGAAGCTACTTTGACTCTACAGGTTATAATTCTTGCCAGGGAATCTGGATTAAAGCTAGAACTATCTAATATTTCAGTTGAAAGCCTTGTGCCAGAACCACTACAAGTAAGAAATAATTTCTATTGATTATGCAGTTTTTAGTTTTAGTGTGACCATTTTGATTTACAACTGTTTTGATGAATCGGTGCAGGTTTGTGCATCAGCTCAGGAGTTTATGCAAGATCTACCAAAATTTGATCAGGACTTCAcaaagaaacaaaaagatgCAGAGAATGCTGGGGAAGTGAGTATTAACTGCTTTAACCATGCATAATTCATGCACAAATATTTTAGTATTTGTTGTTTGTGAAAAGTTTTACAAATTAGAAAAATTGCtactatattttctttttatttttttattttcaaagggTTGTACAGGTAATTATATCTTGTATGTTTTAATTTTGCATAGCGCATGAGGTGGAAACAAAGTAACACTCATTTGCATATTTACCttgatttcatttaaaaaagTAAGACCATAGATTTAtgtaatagaaactaattttagataccaaaataattaattaatctaTTGACTagattagagactattttataaattaaaaaattattgatatttaaaatagtttatattattaataaaaatttataaaatagttttgaaattgatattagctaccaaggttttaactattaactatttatgttctaaattagtctctaaaaaatagagactaatttagaatctaaagtagtagtaactaatttagatatcaatttagaaaccattttataatattttattaataatagaaaccacactagatatcaataattttttagtctataaatcagtatctaatttagtcaatataatgactaatgtgttgtctctaaattttattactatttaatgattttcttgtagtggtataTAGTACATACATCTCTCATCTCTCATCTCTCGTCTCTCGTCTATATATTATGTCCTTAATCAAAAGTTCATACATTTTTCATGCCCCTCAACATAACTCTGAGATTGTTATATTTGAACTCTGAAGGTGTTGAGATATGTGGGAGTGGTGGATGTGATTAATAGAAAAGGAGTGGTAGAGCTGCGAAGATACAAGAAGGATCATCCATTTGCACAATTATCAGGATCGGATAATATCATTGCATTTACAACAAGAAGGTATAAGGATCAGCCTATGATAGTTCGTGGCCCAGGAGCTGGTGCTCAAGTCACAGCTGGTGGAATATTTTCTGATATTCTACGTCTTGCTTCATATCTTGGTGCTCCATCTTAAAGAAGCCTCAACCTGCAACCATAATTTTGTATGATCTATCTGCTTATCTTGATTTGCTTAGTAGATTGCTTCTTAAAACTTAATAATTATGTTAGTCTCTCTTTATTTTCTATCTTTTCTTTGGAACATTAATAAGGGAATGGAGCAGAATTGCATTAACCTTCACTGTGAGTTGTATGTAAAGGAAATGGAAATTAGCAGAAATATCATGAAAAAgagaaatgtttattttatgttctattttcttgttttaaacAGGAAGCTacattttagttaatttttataatacacGAAATTCTTAATAGAAGCAAATGATCATGAATGTGTTCCCTATTGTTTTAATGTACTATTTTTGTAACTAATAGTGTTTTATCattgatttaattattttagaaagtAGAATAAggttttaaattgatttaaaattattatttcattttattatagaCATGAAATATTAGGGGCGTTTAGGATTCCACATGgttgtttttttattaggaAGTCATGTTCAATATAACACTCAAACTCGTTTgggttttattttaatttaatataaaatttgaactaAATTGGTTTACATTAGTTTTGTtgccttttgtttttctataatTGTTAAACATATCTTTATGCAAGGTTGTTAAACTTTTCATATTGAAAAAAGGTTAAATAAAGAGatagtgtaattttttttataactatttcattcttttttatttttaaatagataacaattttttttttcattttttatactattttacattttaattttaattataatttgaaattttagtattttgaatctcaaaaatattattgtaatgtataaaataaaaaagaagaaaaaaaagataaataatggAAAAAGTTATTCATCTCTTTAAAACAATCACACGTAGCAAATGGTAACACGAATAACTCTCAGAGGAAGGATATGATAAGAATTGTCACAAGGTGGTAAATTGAGAAGGTGAAGAACACAAATGTTTAACATTTTTCACTTATATGCTTCAAGAATACGACCGTTGCTTGATGCATGTGATGAAATCTCTTTTTGCTTAGTAACCATAATTTTTCTTTAGATAATTTGATTCACTCTTAAATTTACCTTTAAAGCTATGTATGAAATGTTGCATGTTTAAATAGTCTACTATTCACATTTGCTCttcaaaatttcattttaaagcTATATTGGACAATTAGTTTTGAGATGTTTTACTCTTGACAAACATGTTTAAAATGTATTAAGATTAAAGAATGaataataagattaaattatatgaaaatttacGTTTTAATCACGATTTATATATTAATCTCAATCCAACAACAACTAAAAGAAAtgtacattattttatttttatgtatttattagaCCGAATATTAAACATTTATTTGATTGTCGGACTATTTTTTGCAAGTATCCTAAAGAGAAGAATAGAATGCGTCCTAAGGAGTTAGAAGAGAAGAAGTGAAGGTAACACTGAATGACCAAAACGAAGTCAATTATTCTTCATCCGGTGAAAAGTTCCCTTTTTTACGAGAACATATATAAATGTTAGTAGCAATCTCAAGAAACGTTTTTAATCTTAACATGGGACAGTGTATTCCATGAGGATCGAGTTCTGTTTCCTCAGAATATCTATGCTGCATGTGCTCACATAAAGAATGTGCTGTGTTTAGTCTCTCCAAACAACAAATTGTGTATTAATATTTCTTCACGTAACATCCACTCAAGATTCAAACTGCATGCTCCTCACAACAATCGGGCTCCTCACAAAATGCTTCCCATCTGTCCATGTCAAGCTACCAAATCTGTAATCTCCATGAAACTTCTGAGTGCACAAAAAACTGACATTGAAGCTAAGCACGCGTGTATCTGAGTTGAAACTCAAAGTTTGAGGTTCAACTCTCACTTTTATGCCAAATGGAACCTTCACTAGAGCTTTGTAGACAGCAGTTATGTTCCCAACATTTGTCACTCTTCTCATTACTGTTGCAGTGTTCTTCAAGTTTGGAACTGATATGGAAGGAAGGTTGAGGTTCAATTCTTGGTGCTTTTCTTTCTTACAACTTGTGGTGGTGTTGCTCACTTTGCCAATGGATGCACTACTGTGACCCATGGAACAGAGGAATTGGACATAATCCTCTGTGGTTGTGTCATATATGAGTCCTGGATCCATTGCTTTGTTGGGATCCATGTGTCCACCACCAATGTCAAAAGGGTCTGCTGCTTTGTGTGTAGAACCCTCTTCTGATATAACATTTCCATCTGTTCCAGTTTGATATGCTGCATAATTTTTTAGTTCAATAATAGTTAGAGCAATGATATGTTAGTTCAATAATAGTTAAGCAATCATCAAGTTATCAATGTATCATTTTTCTAATGGTTAATTTGGAGATTATATGTAAAGATgtaatttttaaagaaaatgataCTTTAATCCTGAGAGTTGTATATAACTTTGATgtatgaaataaatatatataaaaaatgtggATTCTCAAtgtatcattattaaatttttaatatctattgatttttacttaaaaaaatcattaaataataatcaaagttagagataaaaaataattggtccctatattaactaaattagatattatttttattatttgtgttaataataaaaactactttacaaattaataatttttttaatttataaaataacatctaaTATAATCTAAccaattattttagtttataaatttagtttttatttaatatttttttttagtgagtCACTCACCTGTTGTTACCAGAGCTGATCTTATGGCTGCAGGTGACCAAGTTGGGTTCTTGGATTTCATGAGAGCTGCTATTCCTGCCACGTGAGGACAAGACATTGAAGTTCCAGACAAGAATGCAAATCCACTGTTCTTTGTAGTTCCTTTCGAAGGAAATGCAGCCAAAATGTCCACACCTGGAGCACCTATATCAGGCTACCTCCATGAATCATCCCCCAAGTTCAGGTTAATGATGATATCATGGAATTAAAAGTGGAGTAAGAGCAATAGTTATTTGTTTACATGGCAAGTTTCTTAGTATTTGTGCGACACGGACACAGATACAGATATACTTatagaaattcaataaatattcattgaatttgacacttcaccgATACGTATCATACAAGTATCATATAAATATCAATATCTGATATATGTGTCTGACACAATGTGTCCGAGTCTCATATCCGAGTCTCATATCTCAtagtttctgaaaaaaaaatctggtttgattaaaaataagtcAGGCATGTAAGTTGAGGTCCAGATATATACCTTTAGCACTGTGGGAGACATGCTACTGGGTCCTCTAGACGAGAAAGAAGCAACTCGTGGTGATGCCCATTTTCCAATAACAGTCGTGGGAAAACTCAGGCTTGCTGTTGGAAACCTTTCAGATATGCATAATATTAACCAAAATGAACATTTTAGAAGCCAATGTCATCATCAGTTTGTGCATGTTAGCTCACCTTGATCGTCTAATATAGGTTAATATCTGTGTCCCCGTTTCATAATCTACCTTGATACATGGAAACAAACCACATTGATTGAGGCCATCTTCATGATATTGTGCATATACTAGTCCAACTCCTCCAGCTTCTTTCACTGCAAGTGATGCAGAAACAATGTCCTGTTGATCTGATACAGAAAAGCATAGAACAATTTTGCCTGCTGCCATAGTTGCATTTAGACTTCCAGATTGGCAAGCCTTGCTTGAAAGGAAGACACAAACAGTAAATACATAATTTACAAGAATGCAACATAGAAGAAATGGTAAAACTGAAGGGAGTTCTCACGCCAAATTCTCTGATGAGTCCAGAGCAATACGTTCAGAATATGTGAGCCCAACAGATTCAAGATTATGTTTTCCAGTATCAATGGACTGTCCCTATATAGCAATAATCACAGGTTCAAATATACTTTTAATTCCCATAAATATGACTTCAGGTGAGTTAATTTCTATGCACTACAGTGTAAAAATTTGCACTATTAGCCCATTATAAATCACTGTTGATATAACTCAAGTAGAGATCAATGAATTTATCATAGGTAACTATTTGTAGCCAAGTATGAGTTAGAATCCACATTGGTTAAAAATTCGTAGGGAGTATAATTGTTATCTCTAGGATCGATGAACGAAGAGTCAAAAGCATGACTGGGAAGGTGAAGGTCATTTTGTAACAATACCGACAGACCGGCAGCGTTCGAGTTACCAGATGACTGAACTAACGGTGTGCCTGTATCCTAACAAACGGATAAGAGTGTTAATTCTTATTAGGGATTGTAAAGCATGGTTAAACGGTCATTGGGCTAGGTAATCCTTTTGTCTAGAAAAAGTCCAATAAAACAGTATAAATAGAAGGGGCCTCAAGACGGAGAGAATGTTACTGTTGATTCTAATACTAAGTCATAAAGTCAACTTTCATTGACTTGAGCATAGAAGTATTTCTACTGATACCTACCTTCCCACCTTCTGGGACATCTGAATAAGTGAGGACATGGATAGGGTATATTCAGTCTCGAACAAGTtgtatgaataataatatatataagaaaagagataaaaatttattgtttcAAGATTTTGGGTTGAATGTAACTCATAATTTATTGGTGTTTGTGTCAGATCTGTCCTATAATTTTGCAGAAACTAAAATTAGTGTAACTTTTTTCTATAGAACCAAAAGTCCAAACCATGTATAAAGGTATCAGCATATTTCACCAATTTGATTTGAAAATAGTTGCAGCATACCCACACAGTGAGGTTATTTCCAAGAGTGATGGCAGCTGGAAAGGCCCTATCTATGGTGGTAGCTCCAACTGTGATGATCCATGGTGCAGTATTTGTAATGGTTTGAGAGAGAGGACCAGAATTTCCAGCAGAACAAACAACTGTGATTCCCTTAGCAGTTGCATGAAAAGAACCAATTGCTATTACATCACGTTGATCAACATATGAGAACAAGGGAATGGAAAAGCCAAGAGAAACAGTTAAAACATCAACACCATCATAAATAGCCTTGTCAAAAGCTTTCAGGATATCAGCATCAGTGCAATCTCCAATTGGAAAGTTCCAGCAAGCCTTGTAGATGGCTAAGTGAGCCAAAGGTGCTCCTCCTCTGGCTAAACCAGAAGCAAGTCCTCTGTAGTTTGCATTTCCAACAAAGTTTCCAGCTGCTGTGGAAGCTGTGTGAGTGCCATGGCCAATAGCATCTCTTGCTGAGAGATATTCATTGGTGTTGTTTCCATGAAGAAGCTTCTTAGTCTGATCAGTTATTCCTTTCAGAAACCATCTTGCACCTATTATCTTCTTGTTACAATTGGTGGAGTTGAAGTGCTCTCCCACTTGACAAACTCCTTTCCACCTTGATGGGATTTGTCCCATTCCTTCATCATTGAAACTTGCAGACTCTGGCCAAATGCCTTCAAGAAACCACAATTCTCATTGGTTACATAACTACATTGCAATGTCTGCTTAGTGTTTAGTTCAAtattagaaaatcattaaataaaaaccaatttctAGAGACTAATCAGTTacttagaaattattttagaaactaaaagttgttgatttctaaattagttttttatcattgataaatagtttctaaatttaaggttttaactacctgTATCAATTACACCTATGATGGCTCCTTCACCCAAGTTGCTGTTAGACAAAGCAGATTTAGAAGTGGAATGATGGATCCCAATGAAGTCCCAGCTTCTGGTTGTGTGGAGTTTGTGAATGCCATTTGGAATGACAGAAACTACCCCAGGAAACTCTGCATTACATGGTACaaattatataacttttaaaagGTTCTGAGATGGGTTAAACAACAATCATCATCATAATTAATGCAAGGATCATACTTGCTATTGCTTCTGCTTGATGTTTTGTCAATCTTGCAGCAAACCCTGAAAAACCATGCTTGTAGCTGTAAAGAATTGAACTCTTTGCAGCTTCTTTGCTTCagaacaaaaagaaaacacTTGCAGTTACTTTATTTATTGATCTTCATTGAAGTATCACAAGATAATGGGAAAAGGAGTGTGTGAATGCCACGAACCATACCTTCCTAGAAGTGAGGATAACATTTTGTTGTGATACTTTTTAGTAAGTTGTGGATTTTGATGTATCTTATCTCCCATGTATACAATGTGCACCTAGAAAGAAGCATTTATTCAGATACTATGCATTCATATATGTATGAACATGTATACTAAAGTAGAATTAGAAACTTGAGTTGCACTCACAGAGCTTGTATCTGCAGAAATTGCCACAGAGTTTTGCAGTAAAAGAAGAGCAGAAGCTGCAAGCAATTGGGCCATTCTTTCCCATCTCCAGTTTCTTGAATTGGTTTCCATTATCAAATACTAAGGAGAGTTTCAAAGGGTTTCCAAATGCATAAAAACAACACAAAGTTGTTGCAAGTTCTTGTGTGCTTCATAAAGCTGCATTCTTAGTATGTAATGATgcataaaatataacttttttgaaaataaaagaagCTGGGTCCTTTCCTTTTGTGCAGAGCACTTTGTCATTTTTATGCTTATTCTGATGAAAAATATGCATAATAAAAATGTTTCTTtcatatcatatcatatcatatcaAACAAAACACTCCCACTTTacaacttattttaataatttgtattaaaatataaaataatataattaaaatagtaatataAAGTGGTTTTGAATGGTGCCATTCCATCAATTTGTTTTACTCTAATATTACTAATTTTGGTCAATGTAATAAATGTTCATGTGATGTAACATCTCTTGTGTTTTGTCACATATAactaaattgaaaaaaagaTGTCAAATCAAACTCAGAAGAAAGAATCTTtagattaatataaatatttctcAGGAACTGTTTGTTAAGTTAAGGGAAAAGGGAAAAGGGAAGTTTTTTTTGTCTATTTCAAATTCACAAACATTGATTTGATAGGGTAAGATTGTTAGATTTCAATACTATTTATAAAAGTAACCtttaaatttaatgtaattttagaaaactaatttagtgaaaccatatttgtaatttatttatatattataattcaactatatttttatttaatttgggTTCTGAAACAATTTTATGATACATAAATTTggaatcaattttttaaatgaataagcTTTTGTAATGTAATCATTGGTAGTGTATATACTTAATTCTACCGATAAATGTTGGAAATATTAATCAAAATggtacattatttttaaaatgttatatctatttttttttaatataaggaTTTTATTATGTAGTCCCAAAAGCCATGATCATCCCACTATCATTGaaacctttttctttttctgaactTTTTTGCTTTTACTGTTTTTTACTAGCTATCACTGCCTCTGGACCTGTACCATGCCAGATTTTTTCTAATGGAAAAGTAAAAGgacaaaagaaaatgaagatttcaaaatatgattttatctGTAATAAAAgtctatattaaatattaacataTACTCAATGAAACTCATAAAAAGTAACACTAAAATACTCAAGGAACtgtatataaattatgttaattgactaaacttttcataaaaaataattacaatttgtagtagattttattaattttttaaggaGATTATCTATTAGTTTTACACttatcaatatattttaatcaACAACAAAATACGTATTAAAGAGAGTATTATGGTGTGGTCCTAATAGTCTTCTTTATACCTATAGGGATCTATGAGGctcagacacttctcttaaatgacgtATCCGTGTCGGATACACGTATCGGTGTCGACATTCGTAGAACATTTATTagtgaagtgttcaatttaaaaaatatttgttgaatttttaaaaaatttagcatggttctaacacaattttaaaaggtataaatacaattaaaaactcaaatttattgtataaatttttattatgattataaaaataaagaacaaattcttttgaacctgtcatgaaaaaaaatttcatgttcCCAAAAGAATCTCAAACATACTTTtgaacataaatatttattttcaatttatataattcaaaattatataatatatagatttgtgtcctcgtatcctatattttagagattatccGTGTTTGTGTCGTGTCAGTATCCGAATCCGGTGCTACATAGATAAGATGTTATGTGATCATGAAATTCACTAatgaaacatataaaataatatataaaacaataaatagaaatacagcttcattttttttaaacaaaataagaaagagaaagagtaACGTTAAacagttattattatttaatattatgttatcttgtttttcattttgtatCAAAATACTTATTATATTGTGCTTCTCTCTTTTACTATATGAATaccacttaatttttttttaattttgagaataGTAACATTGATAAGtgaaatttgtttatatttaattgGTTTGCTTATGACAGAAAAAGTTTATGTCAAATAAtgactttatatatataaaaggtgATTTTCCAGCTGGATATAACATTTTCTAATTCAACTAGTTTATGAAAATATCTTTCACATTTTCTCCAAATCAAAGGAAAAAACTTAcatataataatatcataactaCAATCTTTCATCGTATCTAAGTTTTATTTTGATCTTTTATTAAATACATCACATATTAccaaaaaaaacttataaataattgaataataagATCAATTATGATgagttttttaattaattcatttatgtttttaaaagtctcaacaatgaaaaatgttttataaaaaaattattaaattttattctttacgTAAGTTGGTGTGAAATTAATCCAATAATTGAAAAATAGAAAACGTTTAACACACAAATATTATAAAGAaccaaaataaaagtaaaacagtAAAAGGGAATAGAGTTAAATACACAAGAATTTAGTTTGTTTCATTTAAAGTATTATTAACCAAATTTCAGTAAAAACAAGTTCTTCATCCTCTCAAGTATGTATAAAGAACTAAGATAGATCACACTATAACTGCacgaatgataaaaaaaaattattaataagatATTATTTCTTGAAGGATTATTATAAGTATGTAAGTGTTTCTTACTCAATAAAACATTTCTCTtatatttctctttcttctttattttgtatTGTTTGGCATAGTATATATTTGTAAGAGAGGTGTACTTAGTAATTAGGCTTAGATGGATTTTTTTGAAGCTTCTTTACATGTATATAATTTTggttaaatgaaaaaaaaaatagacaatG
Encoded here:
- the LOC137828069 gene encoding subtilisin-like protease SBT3.9, yielding METNSRNWRWERMAQLLAASALLLLQNSVAISADTSSVHIVYMGDKIHQNPQLTKKYHNKMLSSLLGSKEAAKSSILYSYKHGFSGFAARLTKHQAEAIAKFPGVVSVIPNGIHKLHTTRSWDFIGIHHSTSKSALSNSNLGEGAIIGVIDTGIWPESASFNDEGMGQIPSRWKGVCQVGEHFNSTNCNKKIIGARWFLKGITDQTKKLLHGNNTNEYLSARDAIGHGTHTASTAAGNFVGNANYRGLASGLARGGAPLAHLAIYKACWNFPIGDCTDADILKAFDKAIYDGVDVLTVSLGFSIPLFSYVDQRDVIAIGSFHATAKGITVVCSAGNSGPLSQTITNTAPWIITVGATTIDRAFPAAITLGNNLTVWGQSIDTGKHNLESVGLTYSERIALDSSENLAKACQSGSLNATMAAGKIVLCFSVSDQQDIVSASLAVKEAGGVGLVYAQYHEDGLNQCGLFPCIKVDYETGTQILTYIRRSRFPTASLSFPTTVIGKWASPRVASFSSRGPSSMSPTVLKPDIGAPGVDILAAFPSKGTTKNSGFAFLSGTSMSCPHVAGIAALMKSKNPTWSPAAIRSALVTTAYQTGTDGNVISEEGSTHKAADPFDIGGGHMDPNKAMDPGLIYDTTTEDYVQFLCSMGHSSASIGKVSNTTTSCKKEKHQELNLNLPSISVPNLKNTATVMRRVTNVGNITAVYKALVKVPFGIKVRVEPQTLSFNSDTRVLSFNVSFLCTQKFHGDYRFGSLTWTDGKHFVRSPIVVRSMQFES